GATCCCGCAGTTTTCCATGTACTCCACTGCCGCCCGGTACTCCGCCTTGGTCACGTGGCGGGCCAGTTTCCCTTCTGCCCCTGGCTGGGGCGTATACTGGCTCATGAGGGAAAACAGCACCTCCCCGGGCGGAAGCTCTCCGCCACCCAGTCGATGACTCTTCGGGTGTTCTCCAGTTCTCCCGGCAACAGAAGATGTCGGATCAACACACCCTGCTTTAAAAGGCCGTTTTCCATCCGGTAAGGCCCGGTCTGGCGGAACATCTCCAGAATGGCCCGCTTGGCCCAGTCAAAGTAGTCCGCCGCGCCAGAGTATTTGCGGGCAGGTTCGGAGAGGCCATACTTCAAGTCCGGCAGATACACCTGTACCTTCCCCTCCAGACGGCGGAGGGTCTCCGGTTTCTCATAGCCGCCGCAGTTCCACACCACCGGCACGGGCCATTCCTCGTCCCCCAGGGCCTCCAGAACCGCGTCGGTGAAGTGGGTGGGGGTCACCAGGTCCAGGCAGGCGGCCTCCTGTCCGATCAGCTCGTGAAAGATCTCCCGCAGCCGCTCCGCCGTCAGGACCTTTCCCACCTCCCCCTGGGAGATGGGCTTGTTCTGGCAGAAGCAGCACCGGAGATTGCAGCCGGAGAAGAACACGCACCCGGCGCCGCGCTCCCCCACCAGGCACGGCTCCTCCCAGAGGTGGAGCATGGCCCGGGCCGCCACGGGCACGCTGGGCATCCCGCACACGCCGCCCCGCCTCGTCTCCGTCCGCTCCTCGCCGCAGTTTCTGGGGCACAGGCGGCAGATCACAGCAGGTCCTCGGGGCGGAAGTCCGGGCCCAGGTCCCCGGCCATCCAGTGCTTGCGGCACAGCCCGATGTACTGGTCGTTGGCCCCCAGCACCACCTGCTCACCCTCCTTCAGCACCTTGCCGGCAGCATCGAACCGGGCGTTGAAGGTAGCTTTCTTGCCGCACCAGCAGATGGTCTTGACCTCCTCGATCTTGTCGGCCATCACCAGCAGGGCCTCGCTGCCGGGGAACAGGTCCCCCTTGAAGTCCGCCCGCAGGCCGTAGCAGATGACGGGGATGCCCAGGTCATCCACCAGACCCACCAGGTACATGACCTCCTCCCGGGTCAAAAACTGGGCCTCGTCCACGATGACGCAGGCGTTCTGCTGCAGTTCCATGACAGAGAGCTGCTGCATCTCGTCAAAGTAGATGCAGGGATAGGTGAGGCCGATGCGGGAAACCACCATGTGGTCCCCGTCCCGGGTGTCCAGCCGGGGCTTGACCAGCAGGGTCTTCTGCCCCCGCTCCTCGTAGTTGAACCGGGTCATCAGGGCGTTTGCGGTCTTGCTGGAACCCATGGCCCCGTATTTGAAATAGAGCTGTGCCATTTGTCTGTTTTCTCCCTCTCTATGTATCTTCTTATGCGGCACTCCGCCGCCTTCTCTTTGGTGCCGGTCCCCTCCGCCGGGAGGGATCCTCAGCCCTGCAGCCCACGGTCGATCTTCCGCTGGGCCTCCCGCCGCCGCTGTTCCTCCAGCTGCTCCGCCGCTTTCTCCGACGTCAGGGGCTTGGGGATCTCCTCCTCCGGAATTTCCATCACCATCCTGCGGCAGCTGCGGCAGAGCCAGGCGGTCTTGTACCTGTTGAAAAGGCTCCCCTCATGGAGGATATCGATCTCCGGGCCGCTGGCACCAAAGAACCGGTTGGGCCAGCCGGGCCACCACTGGACACTGTCCCGTCCCCCAGTGATCGTCCCCACCTCCATCTCCTGCCCGCACCAAGGACAGATCATGGGCGGGGGCGGGGTCTCCCGCAGGGCCTTCTTCTCCTTCCGCTCCTCGTTCCAGTCCCGGAGCTCGTCCATCAGGCTGGGAGCGCAGTCCTTCTCCTCCTGCCCCGGCTCCGCCGGACGGGACGGCTTTTCCGGCTCATAGTCCCAGGGATCCTCGCTTTTCTTCCAGAAGGGCACGGTCACTCCTCCTCTCGGCTTTCGGATAAATGCTCTGCATCAGCCCCGTAGATGATGCGGCGGTTGATCTCCTCGGAGGTCAGATGCTCCGCCCGGGTGCAGTTGGCCGTGTCAAGGACCAGCTTGCGGCACGCCCCGCAGTGCCAGGCCAGCTTGTAATCGCTCCAGAAGGAACCGTCCCCCCGGAGGTAGAGGGTTCCGTCGGCATCCGCCAGGCGAAACGCGCCGGGACGCTCCCACACCAGGCGGACAGCGTCCCTTCCGCCCACCAGATACCCCATCCGCATCTCCTGCCCGCACCAGGGGCAGGTCATGGCAGACGGCGTCTGCTCCTCCGCTGTCTCCTTCTCCCCTGGGACCTTCCACGCCTCCCCGTCGGCGGCCGGGGGCTGGGGCTCCCCCGCTGTCCAGGTGCGCCGTTTCTCCGGCTCCATATCCCAGGGATCCTCGCTTTTCCTCCAGAAGGGCATCACGAATCCTCCTCGTTTTGCTCTCTCGCCTGCCGGATGCGTTCCTCAAAGGTCTCCCCCGTCCGCCGGGGCAGGAAGGAGACGGGCTCCGGCGTCTCCTTCCCATGGTAATAGCACCACAGCCACCGGAGGCACCAGACCAGCTTGCGGATCAGCAGGGCCAGCAGGGCGATGCCCGCCAGGTTGATGAGTTCCATTCAGTTGCCCTCGTCCTTCTTCTGGTCCTCGGAGTCCGGGACCTCCTCATAATCCACCGTATACACAGGGCCGTGAAATTTCGGCTCCTGCCTGTCCTCGTCCTCCGCCCGGTACCGGGCGGACCGCCTCCGCACATGCCGCACCACCAAGATCACCGCCACGAGAATGAGAATGGGCACCGCAAACCGCAGCGCCACCAGCAAAATACTCCCCAGCAGCCGAAACAGCCCCAGGGGCAGTCCCACCAGCCAGCCCATTCGTCACTCCTCCTTCAAGCGTGCTGCCGCTTCCGTGTAATACCGCCCAAAGGCGGAGGGCACCGCCCGGTCCGACAGGGCTCCGGCATCTGCCCAGACGAAGTCCGCCGGGCCGTCTCCCGCCACCTCCAGGGTGTAACCGGTCATGTGCCACTCCACATGGGTAAAGATGTGCTTCGCCGTCAGTCGGCTCTCCCACCGCCTGGGCTCCAGGCCCCAGACGGACACCGCCGCTCCGGCGGCAGCCTCGTCCAGGGCTCCCTCCACGTTGGGAAACTCCCACAGGCCCGCCAGCAACCCGGTCCCCGGCCGCTTCCGCAGGGCGATCTTTCCGTCCCGCACCAGCAGGAACACCGTCTTCTCCTCCACCCGGCGGGCTTTTTGGCCCCCTTCACTGGCAGATCCTCTGCCGTGCCCCGAAGGCGGCCCTTGCAGAAGGCCATGGCCGGACACTCCAGACACCGGGGCGGGCCGTTGGGTGCGCAGACCGTGGCCCCCAGCTCCATGGTGGCCTGATTGAAGACGCGGATATCCGCCTCAGCCTCCGGCATGACGGCCTGGATCTGTGCCCGCACGGCCTTTTTTACCTTGGGATCGGCAATATCGTCCCGGCAGTCCGTCAGCCGCATGACCACCCGCAGCACGTTGCCGTCCACCGCCGCTTCCCGTCGGCCGAAGGCGGCGGAGGCAATGGCGCTGGCGGTGTAGTCCCCCACCCCCGGCAGGGCCAGCAGGTCCTGGTAGGTGTCCGGAAACCGGCCGCCCTGCTCCGCCACGATCCTGGCGGCCTTCTGCAGGTTCCTGGCCCGGCTGTAATAGCCCAGGCCCTCCCACAGCTTCATCAGCCGCTCCTCCGGGGCGGCTGCCAAAGCCTCCACCGTGGGGAATGTCTCCAGAAAGCGGGCATAATACCCCAGCACCGCCGCTACCCGGGTCTGCTGCAGCATGATCTCCGAGACCCAGATCTGATACGGGTCTGTGGTCCGCCGCCAGGGCAGGTCCCGGGCATTGGCCCGATACCACGCCAACAGCGGCCCCGGCAAATCTTGTAAAACAGTTTTGGTTGTCAAATTCTCACCGCACATGGTATGATTGTACCATATCCGCAGAATGGATATGGCACCCTTTCCGAACTTGC
This DNA window, taken from Dysosmobacter welbionis, encodes the following:
- a CDS encoding radical SAM protein, yielding MICRLCPRNCGEERTETRRGGVCGMPSVPVAARAMLHLWEEPCLVGERGAGCVFFSGCNLRCCFCQNKPISQGEVGKVLTAERLREIFHELIGQEAACLDLVTPTHFTDAVLEALGDEEWPVPVVWNCGGYEKPETLRRLEGKVQVYLPDLKYGLSEPARKYSGAADYFDWAKRAILEMFRQTGPYRMENGLLKQGVLIRHLLLPGELENTRRVIDWVAESFRPGRCCFPS
- a CDS encoding thymidine kinase; this translates as MAQLYFKYGAMGSSKTANALMTRFNYEERGQKTLLVKPRLDTRDGDHMVVSRIGLTYPCIYFDEMQQLSVMELQQNACVIVDEAQFLTREEVMYLVGLVDDLGIPVICYGLRADFKGDLFPGSEALLVMADKIEEVKTICWCGKKATFNARFDAAGKVLKEGEQVVLGANDQYIGLCRKHWMAGDLGPDFRPEDLL
- a CDS encoding PF20097 family protein; its protein translation is MPFWRKSEDPWDMEPEKRRTWTAGEPQPPAADGEAWKVPGEKETAEEQTPSAMTCPWCGQEMRMGYLVGGRDAVRLVWERPGAFRLADADGTLYLRGDGSFWSDYKLAWHCGACRKLVLDTANCTRAEHLTSEEINRRIIYGADAEHLSESREEE
- a CDS encoding A/G-specific adenine glycosylase; translated protein: MAWYRANARDLPWRRTTDPYQIWVSEIMLQQTRVAAVLGYYARFLETFPTVEALAAAPEERLMKLWEGLGYYSRARNLQKAARIVAEQGGRFPDTYQDLLALPGVGDYTASAIASAAFGRREAAVDGNVLRVVMRLTDCRDDIADPKVKKAVRAQIQAVMPEAEADIRVFNQATMELGATVCAPNGPPRCLECPAMAFCKGRLRGTAEDLPVKGAKKPAGWRRRRCSCWCGTERSPCGSGRGPGCWRACGSFPTWREPWTRLPPERRCPSGAWSPGGGRAD
- a CDS encoding PF20097 family protein, coding for MPFWKKSEDPWDYEPEKPSRPAEPGQEEKDCAPSLMDELRDWNEERKEKKALRETPPPPMICPWCGQEMEVGTITGGRDSVQWWPGWPNRFFGASGPEIDILHEGSLFNRYKTAWLCRSCRRMVMEIPEEEIPKPLTSEKAAEQLEEQRRREAQRKIDRGLQG
- a CDS encoding NUDIX domain-containing protein — protein: MLAGLWEFPNVEGALDEAAAGAAVSVWGLEPRRWESRLTAKHIFTHVEWHMTGYTLEVAGDGPADFVWADAGALSDRAVPSAFGRYYTEAAARLKEE